A genomic window from Silene latifolia isolate original U9 population chromosome Y, ASM4854445v1, whole genome shotgun sequence includes:
- the LOC141629386 gene encoding protein FAR1-RELATED SEQUENCE 5-like gives MKKLPNKVGPTICQNTNFLKEINSIVWDGEIDTQEFELRWKSILSSYELSDHEWLKSMFDIRSSWIPAYFRDIYLGGIMRTTSRSESENSFFGNFTNPHLTLVEFWMRFQSAMDAQRWKYAKVTADDKNSSPKLSTPLLLEKKTSEFYTTTVFYQFQEELQAACFTCGLSPRTTEDNNEHISIMDREKDKVYTVDLSGNKFSCSCKMFERIGLLCKHVLWVLKDRGFDDIPTEYLLDRWGKYATCCPIFNVVGTTLLADCMSIENHQSKISELWSEVFTSVSLVEDNEELGDELLELLRAFNEKLMISVKRGKSKNKKAEIEMLIGSKIPSEASVLPPEKCKNKGSGRRITSNKEKARYKKMQSP, from the coding sequence atgAAAAAGTTGCCAAACAAAGTCGGGCCGACAATTTGCCAAAACACaaactttttgaaggaaataaatTCTATTGTTTGGGATGGAGAGATTGATACACAAGAATTCGAATTGAGATGGAAATCAATCCTTTCTTCGTATGAGCTTTCTGATCATGAGTGGCTGAAGTCAATGTTTGACATACGTTCAAGTTGGATTCCTGCCTACTTCAGAGACATATATCTTGGTGGGATTATGCGCACAACATCAAGGTCAGAATCTGAAAATAGCTTCTTTGGAAATTTCACAAACCCGCACCTCACtcttgttgagttttggatgcgtttccaATCGGCTATGGATGCGCAGCGTTGGAAATATGCTAAGGTGACTGCCGATGATAAGAACTCTTCTCCAAAATTATCAACACCTCTCCTTCTAGAAAAAAAAACCTCTGAATTTTACACCACCACTGTTTTTTATCAATTTCAAGAAGAACTCCAAGCTGCGTGTTTTACTTGTGGTCTTTCACCGAGGACAACTGAAGACAACAATGAGCATATTTCAATAATGGACCGCGAGAAAGACAAGGTATACACAGTTGATTTAAGTGGTAATAAATTTTCTTGTTCATGTAAGATGTTTGAAAGGATTGGGTTACTTTGTAAGCATGTTCTGTGGGTGTTAAAAGATAGAGGGTTTGATGATATCCCTACGGAATATCTATTAGACAGATGGGGAAAATATGCAACTTGTTGTCCCATTTTTAATGTTGTTGGGACAACCCTCCTAGCTGATTGTATGTCAATAGAAAACCACCAAAGTAAGATAAGTGAATTGTGGTCGGAAGTATTTACTTCAGTTTCGCTTGTTGAAGATAATGAGGAACTTGGTGATGAGCTGCTTGAACTTCTTCGCGCTTTCAACGAGAAATTGATGATTTCAGTTAAGCGTGGGAAGTCAAAAAACAAGAAAGCTGAAATTGAGATGCTTATTGGCTCGAAAATACCGTCTGAAGCTAGTGTTCTACCACCAGAAAAGTGTAAGAATAAGGGATCAggaagacggattacttcaaacAAGGAAAAGGCAAGATACAAGAAAATGCAAAGCCCTTGA
- the LOC141629387 gene encoding uncharacterized protein LOC141629387 — MGWLLAHGAFKTKVKLIRYGVDIDDSCWLCGQASEDLDHLFFGCDYSTRVVQQLQQETGLMLPVCNALDWCMQDMGTKMQRGVRAGLIVGTVYHIWHHRNKCRNEGVLLRPQQVASNIVEEMKMRIHGKGRQNFTILELDWLKDIGLM, encoded by the coding sequence ATGGGTTGGCTCCTTGCTCATGGAGCTTTCAAAACTAAAGTTAAGCTGATCAGGTATGGGGTGGATATTGATGATAGCTGCTGGCTATGTGGACAGGCATCAGAAGATTTGGATCATCTGTTTTTTGGATGTGATTACAGTACCAGGGTAGTTCAGCAATTGCAACAGGAAACTGGGTTAATGCTACCAGTCTGCAATGCACTGGACTGGTGTATGCAGGATATGGGCACTAAGATGCAGAGGGGAGTACGAGCAGGACTGATTGTGGGAACTGTATATCACATTTGGCATCATAGAAACAAATGCAGGAATGAGGGTGTTCTCCTAAGGCCACAGCAGGTTGCATCAAACATTGTTGAAGAGATGAAGATGAGAATCCATGGTAAAGGCAGACAAAATTTTACTATCCTAGAGCTAGATTGGCTTAAGGATATTGGCCTGATGTAA
- the LOC141629388 gene encoding uncharacterized protein LOC141629388, producing the protein MVTVLLQKSQMDKIGFWNVRGMNRVGKQKAINFFLQNKDIRLFGLLETKIKSRALKKVVNNFNNWCISTNNGHHNGGRIWILWQPQAVKIQFLEYNAQFIHMRVESVENRSIFYMTMVYAFNSITDRAPLWDHLRRIASQCVADCGVIDSDATGSLFTWNNKQKPEERIYSRIDRFLINKDWCDHLPDLYAHFLPEGLMDHTPLLKRLNKEGYTDIEHSTNRLQRKVHELQEQIGKNPTDAQLLAAEFEASQELKN; encoded by the exons ATGGTAACAGTCCTCCTCCAAAAATCTCAAATGGATAAGATAGGATTCTGGAATGTGAGAGGTATGAATAGAGTAGGAAAACAAAAAGCTATAAATTTTTTCTTACAGAATAAAGATATTAGACTGTTTGGTCttttagaaacaaaaataaagagtagGGCTTTGAAGAAAGTTGTAAATAATTTCAATAATTGGTGTATTTCAACTAATAATGGACATCACAATGGAGGGAGGATCTGGATTTTGTGGCAACCTCAAGCTGTGAAGATACAATTCTTAGAGTATAATGCACAATTCATTCATATGAGGGTTGAATCTGTTGAGAATAGAAGCATTTTCTATATGACTATGGTCTATGCTTTCAACTCTATTACTGATAGGGCTCCATTATGGGATCATTTAAGGAGAATAGCAAGTCAG TGTGTTGCAGACTGTGGAGTTATTGACAGTGATGCTACAGGATCTCTTTTTACTTGGAATAACAAACAAAAGCCTGAGGAGAGGATTTATAGTAGGATTGATAGATTCCTGATTAATAAGGACTGGTGTGATCACCTCCCTGAtctttatgctcattttttgccTGAGGGACTCATGGATCATACTCCTT TGTTGAAAAGATTGAACAAAGAAGGATATACTGATATTGAGCACTCAACTAACAGACTCCAGAGAAAGGTTCATGAGTTACAGGAACAAATTGGAAAGAATCCCACTGATGCTCAGTTACTGGCTGCTGAATTTGAGGCTTCTCAGGAGTTAAAAAATTGA